A single Pedobacter sp. PACM 27299 DNA region contains:
- a CDS encoding cysteine desulfurase family protein, giving the protein MKVNRIYLDNAATTPLDPEVISEMVNVMTNYYGNPSAIHAQGREVRTLVEKARKTVAGLLNATPAEVFFTSGGTEADNTAIRCGIAAFNIRHAITSKIEHHAVEHTLDMLLKQGVIDKLSFVNIDAKGNVDYDHLEQLLKENGRSFVSLMHANNELGTLTDIERVGEICEQYDAIYHCDTVQTMGHYQHDVRKLKAHFIVCSAHKLHGPKGVGFLFVNHNVKIAPMIYGGAQERNMRGGTENVYGIIGLSKALEMAYAEMESHQNHIQGLKDYLKNRLSTEIADISFNGETDADKSLYTVLNVSFPAMDMSDMLLFNLDINGISASGGSACSSGSNIGSHVLTGIHADPNRPSVRFSFSKYNTKEELDIVVDKVKQIVSQNVTA; this is encoded by the coding sequence ATGAAGGTAAACAGGATCTATTTAGACAATGCGGCAACAACGCCTCTGGATCCAGAGGTAATTTCGGAGATGGTGAATGTAATGACTAATTATTACGGGAATCCATCTGCAATTCATGCTCAGGGTAGAGAGGTAAGAACGTTGGTAGAAAAAGCAAGAAAAACAGTTGCCGGTCTCTTAAATGCGACTCCTGCTGAGGTTTTTTTTACCTCTGGAGGTACAGAAGCTGACAATACCGCTATTCGCTGCGGAATTGCTGCTTTTAACATCAGGCATGCCATTACTTCGAAGATTGAACACCATGCAGTAGAACATACTTTAGATATGCTGCTGAAACAAGGTGTGATTGACAAGCTGAGTTTTGTGAATATCGATGCAAAGGGAAATGTTGATTACGACCATTTGGAGCAATTGCTAAAAGAAAACGGCCGTTCATTTGTTTCTTTAATGCATGCCAATAACGAATTGGGTACCCTAACCGATATTGAGCGCGTAGGAGAGATCTGCGAGCAGTATGATGCCATTTATCATTGTGATACCGTTCAGACGATGGGTCATTACCAGCATGATGTGAGAAAGCTAAAAGCGCACTTTATTGTATGCTCAGCGCATAAATTACATGGTCCCAAAGGCGTTGGTTTCCTATTTGTAAACCACAATGTGAAAATAGCTCCGATGATTTATGGTGGTGCACAAGAACGCAATATGCGTGGTGGTACAGAAAATGTATACGGAATTATCGGGCTTTCAAAAGCCCTTGAAATGGCGTATGCAGAAATGGAAAGTCACCAGAACCATATTCAGGGTCTAAAAGATTACTTGAAAAATAGATTGAGTACTGAAATCGCTGATATTAGTTTTAATGGCGAGACAGATGCGGATAAGAGCTTGTACACGGTATTGAATGTTTCTTTCCCGGCAATGGATATGTCTGACATGTTGTTGTTTAACCTAGATATCAACGGCATTTCTGCTTCTGGCGGCAGTGCTTGTTCTTCAGGATCTAACATCGGATCTCATGTGTTAACAGGTATTCATGCAGATCCAAACAGACCATCTGTAAGGTTCTCTTTCAGTAAATACAACACGAAAGAAGAACTGGATATTGTAGTAGATAAAGTCAAACAAATCGTAAGTCAGAACGTTACTGCATAA
- the glmM gene encoding phosphoglucosamine mutase: MTLIKSISGIRGTIGGIAGNGLTPIDIVKFTAAYGSWIINKTNIKKIVVGRDARISGEMVNNLVIGTLQGLGIEVIDLGLSTTPTVEIAVPLEKAGGGIILTASHNPKQWNALKLLNDKGEFISDADGKELLEIAEKAEFSFAEVDDLGTVTKDDSYLQKHIDAVLALPLVDVAAIKAANFKIAIDCVNSTGGIFVPALLKALGVETVYELYCTPDGHFPHNPEPLPENLTEIAKVVKAKNADLGIVVDPDVDRLCFVCEDGAMFGEEYTLVAVADYVLKNTPGNTVSNLSSTRALRDVTEKAGMEYHASAVGEVNVVNQMKANKAIIGGEGNGGIIYPESHYGRDALVGIGLFLTHLAKFGKSISLLRSSYPAYYISKNKITLTPEMDIDALLVKVQEKYKNQPTSTIDGLKIEFDKEWVHLRRSNTEPIIRIYSEAGSETVAENLASKIISDIKEILKLN, encoded by the coding sequence TTGACACTAATAAAATCTATCTCCGGAATAAGAGGAACCATCGGAGGAATCGCCGGTAATGGCTTGACTCCTATTGATATCGTTAAATTTACAGCAGCTTACGGCTCATGGATTATCAATAAAACGAACATTAAGAAAATTGTTGTTGGACGTGATGCCAGAATTTCTGGTGAAATGGTGAACAACCTGGTCATCGGTACCCTTCAGGGCTTAGGCATTGAAGTGATTGACCTGGGTTTGTCAACTACTCCAACAGTAGAAATCGCAGTGCCACTTGAAAAGGCTGGTGGTGGGATCATCTTAACGGCAAGTCACAATCCAAAACAATGGAATGCTTTGAAATTATTGAATGATAAAGGTGAATTTATCAGCGATGCTGATGGAAAAGAGCTTTTAGAGATCGCTGAGAAAGCAGAATTTAGCTTCGCTGAGGTAGATGATCTGGGTACGGTGACTAAGGATGACAGCTATCTGCAAAAGCATATAGATGCTGTTTTGGCCTTACCTTTAGTGGATGTTGCTGCTATTAAAGCAGCAAACTTCAAGATTGCGATCGACTGTGTGAACTCTACAGGAGGAATTTTTGTTCCTGCATTATTGAAAGCTTTAGGAGTAGAAACGGTTTATGAATTGTACTGTACACCTGATGGTCATTTCCCACACAACCCGGAGCCATTGCCAGAAAACTTGACGGAAATCGCTAAAGTAGTGAAAGCTAAAAATGCTGATTTAGGTATAGTAGTAGATCCAGATGTAGACCGTTTATGTTTTGTATGTGAAGATGGTGCCATGTTTGGTGAAGAATATACCTTAGTTGCAGTGGCGGATTATGTGCTTAAAAACACACCTGGAAATACGGTTTCTAATCTTTCTTCCACCAGAGCATTGAGAGATGTAACGGAAAAAGCAGGAATGGAATACCATGCTTCAGCAGTAGGAGAGGTGAATGTAGTAAATCAAATGAAAGCAAATAAAGCGATCATCGGTGGTGAAGGTAACGGTGGTATCATTTATCCGGAATCTCATTATGGCCGTGATGCTTTAGTAGGCATCGGTTTATTCTTAACGCATTTGGCGAAGTTTGGTAAGTCGATTTCTCTTTTGAGAAGCAGCTATCCAGCTTATTATATCTCTAAAAATAAAATTACATTAACCCCTGAAATGGATATCGATGCCCTATTGGTTAAAGTTCAGGAGAAATATAAAAATCAGCCTACCAGCACTATTGATGGCTTGAAAATAGAATTTGATAAAGAATGGGTGCATTTACGTAGGTCTAATACAGAACCAATCATTCGTATCTATAGCGAAGCAGGCAGCGAGACAGTCGCTGAAAACCTGGCTTCAAAGATCATATCAGACATCAAAGAAATTTTAAAATTGAACTAA